A window of the Parabacteroides merdae ATCC 43184 genome harbors these coding sequences:
- the rpsF gene encoding 30S ribosomal protein S6, with translation MNNYETVFILTPVLSDAQMKEAVEKFTNLLKEQGAEIVNEENWGLRKLAYPIDKKTTGFYQLVEFKANPETIATLEINFRRDERVIRFLTFRQDKYAAEYAAKRRSLKSSKETVKEN, from the coding sequence ATGAACAATTACGAAACCGTTTTCATTTTGACTCCCGTTTTGTCTGACGCTCAGATGAAGGAAGCGGTAGAAAAATTCACGAACCTCCTGAAAGAACAGGGTGCTGAAATCGTGAACGAAGAAAATTGGGGTTTGCGCAAATTAGCTTATCCTATCGACAAGAAAACAACAGGCTTCTACCAGTTGGTTGAATTCAAAGCAAATCCGGAAACAATCGCTACACTGGAAATTAACTTCCGTCGTGATGAACGTGTGATTCGCTTCCTGACTTTCCGCCAGGACAAATATGCAGCAGAATATGCAGCAAAGAGAAGAAGTTTGAAATCATCTAAAGAAACAGTAAAGGAGAATTAA
- the rpsR gene encoding 30S ribosomal protein S18, with the protein MAATQSEIRYLTPPSVDVKKKKYCRFKKNGIKYIDYKDPEFLKKFLNEQGKILPRRITGTSLKFQRRVAQAVKRARHLALLPYVTDLMK; encoded by the coding sequence ATGGCAGCAACTCAATCAGAAATCAGATATTTGACTCCGCCTTCAGTAGACGTTAAAAAGAAAAAATATTGCCGTTTCAAAAAGAATGGCATCAAGTATATCGATTACAAAGATCCTGAATTCTTGAAGAAATTCCTGAACGAACAGGGTAAGATTCTTCCGCGTCGTATCACTGGTACTTCTTTGAAATTCCAGCGTCGTGTCGCTCAGGCTGTTAAAAGAGCTCGTCATTTGGCGTTGCTTCCTTACGTAACCGATTTAATGAAATAA